One genomic segment of Linepithema humile isolate Giens D197 chromosome 5, Lhum_UNIL_v1.0, whole genome shotgun sequence includes these proteins:
- the LOC137000126 gene encoding BEN domain-containing protein 5-like, whose translation MEQQTKKKDEGQHNKTLFPIGHRRETDNNIHVGQNIWISSQVYDSAVCISKSPSVFTKNMALAIFGAQVLKESSVTGTVSNRIKGKNTLAARPKLDPQRFLALKDIVRYWLHTVKKYDEIAIDLEINLVGKHLSQKIYELNRERKIKTVNLEKTQEQSTIEVPVTKEADVAIMDDNSVSENSDSLDENKELS comes from the exons atggaacagcaaacaaagaaaaaagacgaAGGACAACATAATAAAACACTTTTCCCTATTGGTCATAGACGAGAAACTGATAATAAT atCCACGTAGGTCAAAATATTTGGATTTCATCTCAAGTTTATGACAGTGCAGTATGCATTAGTAAATCACCAAGTGtattcacaaaaaatatgGCTCTTGCTATATTCGGCGCTCAAGTATTAAAAGAAAGTAGTGTCACAGGAACTGTTTCAAATcgaataaaaggaaaaaatacgTTAGCAGCTAGACCAAAGTTAGACCCACAGCGATTTTTAGCACTAAAag atattgtACGTTATTGGTTACAcacagtaaaaaaatatgatgagATAGCCATTGATTTGGAAATAAATCTGGTTGGCAAGCATCTCAgccaaaaaatttatgaattaaacagagagaggaaaattaaaactgtaaatttagaaaaaacacAAGAACAATCAACTATAGAag TGCCTGTTACAAAAGAAGCTGATGTAGCTATTATGGATGATAATTCAGTCAGCGAGAATTCTGATAGCCTggatgaaaataaagaattatcataa